The following proteins are co-located in the Flectobacillus major DSM 103 genome:
- a CDS encoding tetratricopeptide repeat protein, giving the protein MKTQSLLSLVGLIFFNFLMGWKTEAQVKAKSPLVDPVIIPAPKPKQVYTLAFIVGVSKYREIEGLKYADKDARDFKAYLRLKAGGSVPDSNIVILTNEDATFGRVTTQLEWLKASALSNKIDTSKYQIKVILFFSSHGYEDKIVYKQDTATHGILCLHDTSPGYKDRFLALPFLKDYAEDVAFLKKKVSVNLYIDACRSGALISRTQSSILKEELYRKWRYNNITKIVACLDNQSAYEGKKWENGIFTYYLLRGLMGLADGQEYRNDKPDGIVMVREIKHYITDWIAKDLLMNVQTPEKEGQDNTVLAVVDSVTLNELIKNEPIVVREGKVYPKSFGEHFIKQLSQECQTAYTRFVNNLDLGFMDKAIQDYELLAKTTTDQTAKNLIKLELIAGLVDDSYEHLSKYLANDNKPISKEKIEQIIQSLNYSLVLFGVRDYRYNNLLAEINYFEGLLSRIYRNDLLFATAKMQESILHNNRAIYSYNELGFIYNKQQKYKEALNIFDRALKLSPEWIFLLNNKAVALSNLGKNMEAIEYVDKAISLKERTFTLFYNKARILKELGRFREALDYYDLAISIDNTIPQLYTNKGVCLEKLGSYEDAIKCYNIAIEQMPDEYLAYYNKAEVFTTLQKYNHAMELYNKAIFIKKDFVEAYMGKAILFELFSQNDKALVCYDTVITIKPEYPYSYYNKGLLLKKLGEEEEALKSLNKVIMLKDDFADAYSTAGNILKNQKKYSKALIYYDRALEIEPMNSVFNVNKGLLMYELGNYNKASEYYSKGIEFDRYNIDAYINKANVLADLKNYDKAIEFYNVAISLNPENALIYYNKGCTLGQMGKHQDAIDAYDKAIYYKNDYIEAFYNKGSRCSIIHQNTNAIACYKKVIALNPNITNAYYNLSRLHSLQNQPKEALSYLEQALQKGYNDFAYIKEDTDLDNIRALPEFSTLLKKYQK; this is encoded by the coding sequence ATGAAAACTCAATCACTTCTTTCGTTAGTAGGTCTTATCTTTTTTAATTTTTTGATGGGTTGGAAAACAGAGGCTCAGGTTAAGGCAAAGTCTCCTTTGGTAGATCCTGTTATTATCCCAGCCCCTAAGCCTAAACAGGTATATACCTTAGCCTTTATTGTTGGTGTGAGCAAATACAGAGAGATTGAGGGATTGAAATATGCAGATAAAGATGCTCGTGATTTTAAAGCCTATTTACGATTAAAGGCTGGAGGCAGTGTGCCTGATAGTAATATTGTAATACTGACAAATGAAGACGCAACTTTTGGAAGGGTTACGACCCAATTAGAATGGTTGAAGGCAAGTGCTTTATCTAATAAAATTGACACAAGCAAATATCAAATTAAGGTTATACTCTTTTTTTCCTCACATGGCTACGAGGATAAAATCGTCTATAAACAAGACACTGCTACGCATGGTATTTTATGTTTGCACGATACAAGCCCAGGCTATAAAGATAGATTTTTGGCATTGCCTTTTTTGAAGGATTATGCAGAGGATGTTGCTTTTTTAAAGAAAAAAGTATCGGTTAATTTATATATAGATGCTTGCAGAAGTGGAGCATTGATAAGTCGTACTCAAAGCTCAATCTTGAAAGAAGAATTATACAGGAAATGGAGGTATAATAATATCACAAAAATAGTTGCTTGTCTCGACAATCAGAGTGCTTATGAAGGGAAGAAATGGGAAAATGGAATATTTACCTATTATCTTTTAAGAGGCTTAATGGGATTAGCGGATGGTCAAGAATACAGAAATGATAAACCTGATGGTATTGTGATGGTTCGTGAAATAAAACATTATATAACAGATTGGATTGCTAAAGACCTGTTAATGAATGTACAGACACCTGAAAAAGAGGGACAAGACAACACTGTACTGGCAGTGGTAGATAGTGTAACCTTGAATGAACTTATCAAGAATGAACCCATTGTGGTAAGGGAAGGAAAGGTTTATCCAAAAAGCTTTGGTGAACATTTTATAAAGCAACTGAGCCAAGAATGCCAAACTGCTTATACTCGTTTTGTGAATAATTTGGACTTAGGTTTTATGGATAAAGCCATCCAAGACTATGAGTTATTAGCTAAGACAACCACTGACCAAACAGCAAAAAATCTTATCAAACTGGAACTAATTGCAGGGTTGGTTGATGATAGTTATGAACATTTATCAAAATATTTAGCGAATGATAATAAACCCATAAGTAAGGAAAAAATTGAGCAAATTATTCAAAGTCTAAATTACAGTTTAGTTTTATTTGGAGTCCGTGATTATCGGTATAATAATTTATTAGCAGAAATCAACTATTTTGAAGGACTTTTAAGTAGAATTTACCGAAACGATTTACTATTTGCAACAGCTAAAATGCAAGAATCTATTCTTCACAACAACCGAGCTATATATAGTTATAATGAATTAGGGTTTATATATAATAAGCAGCAAAAATATAAAGAAGCACTTAACATTTTTGACAGAGCATTAAAATTGTCTCCAGAATGGATTTTTTTATTGAATAATAAGGCTGTAGCTCTTTCAAATTTAGGAAAGAATATGGAAGCTATTGAGTATGTTGATAAAGCAATCTCTTTAAAAGAGAGAACCTTTACTCTTTTTTATAATAAAGCTCGAATTTTAAAAGAACTAGGTAGATTTAGGGAAGCCTTAGATTATTATGACTTAGCTATTTCTATAGATAACACAATTCCGCAATTATATACAAATAAAGGTGTCTGTTTAGAGAAATTAGGCTCTTATGAGGATGCTATTAAATGTTATAATATTGCTATCGAGCAGATGCCCGACGAATATCTTGCATACTATAACAAAGCTGAGGTCTTTACCACATTACAGAAATACAATCACGCAATGGAGTTGTATAATAAGGCTATTTTTATAAAAAAGGATTTTGTGGAAGCTTACATGGGTAAGGCTATATTATTTGAACTATTCTCTCAGAATGACAAAGCATTAGTATGCTATGATACTGTTATTACAATAAAACCTGAATATCCTTATTCGTATTATAACAAAGGTTTACTTTTGAAAAAATTAGGTGAAGAAGAAGAGGCATTAAAATCATTAAATAAGGTAATTATGTTGAAAGATGATTTTGCTGATGCCTATTCTACAGCGGGGAATATTCTGAAAAATCAAAAAAAGTATTCAAAAGCTTTAATTTATTATGATAGGGCACTTGAGATAGAACCCATGAACTCAGTTTTTAATGTAAATAAGGGATTACTTATGTATGAGTTAGGTAATTATAATAAGGCATCAGAGTATTACAGTAAAGGAATAGAATTTGATAGGTATAATATAGATGCTTATATTAATAAAGCTAATGTATTAGCGGATTTGAAGAACTACGATAAAGCCATTGAGTTTTACAATGTAGCTATTTCATTAAATCCAGAAAATGCTCTTATCTATTATAATAAAGGCTGTACATTAGGTCAAATGGGGAAACACCAAGACGCTATTGATGCTTACGACAAAGCAATTTATTATAAAAACGATTACATAGAGGCTTTCTATAATAAAGGATCTCGTTGTTCAATAATTCACCAAAATACAAATGCTATCGCTTGTTATAAAAAAGTAATAGCCCTAAATCCTAATATTACTAACGCCTACTACAACCTATCTCGCCTACACTCCCTACAAAACCAGCCCAAAGAAGCTTTATCTTATCTTGAGCAAGCTTTACAAAAAGGCTATAACGATTTTGCCTATATCAAAGAAGATACAGATTTAGATAATATTCGGGCTTTACCAGAGTTTAGTACTTTGCTCAAAAAATATCAAAAATAA
- a CDS encoding LuxR C-terminal-related transcriptional regulator, with product MDTNAVYLSVKAFADEHYNKKSDYEFIVSQETQQTEIHRLKKGIRQEQFFIIIDLLNFKIIDHGGLEEFGFDSKTFSLKTYFQMIPSKGITSLLQLLGEQTFLKAKSHLMAFLKPSFIVQIPMKFKHEEDVHFLVKRTISPWQITKCGKITAYVAEFTVIKTYDFEPLNPRIKDLPEEYSNLILREFNRNFNQLKPADNPFSPRELLILKEYVNGARSSKDLAESQGLKINTINSYNKNILEKAKQLFGEDLPLYTALDVAKFMSKQGLLK from the coding sequence ATGGATACAAATGCTGTATATTTGAGCGTAAAGGCCTTTGCTGATGAACACTACAATAAAAAATCAGACTATGAGTTTATCGTTTCACAAGAAACTCAACAGACAGAGATACACCGTTTAAAAAAGGGAATAAGGCAAGAACAATTTTTTATTATCATTGACTTACTTAATTTCAAGATTATTGACCACGGAGGTTTGGAAGAGTTTGGTTTCGATTCTAAAACCTTCTCACTCAAAACATATTTCCAAATGATTCCATCTAAAGGAATCACCTCTTTATTACAGCTTTTAGGAGAACAGACCTTTCTTAAAGCCAAATCTCATCTTATGGCTTTTTTGAAGCCATCCTTTATTGTTCAAATACCTATGAAATTTAAACATGAAGAGGATGTGCATTTTCTTGTGAAGCGAACTATATCTCCATGGCAAATAACTAAATGTGGGAAAATTACCGCTTATGTAGCAGAATTTACTGTAATTAAAACTTATGATTTTGAACCCTTAAATCCAAGGATAAAAGACCTACCTGAAGAATACTCTAATTTAATTTTACGAGAATTTAATAGGAATTTCAATCAACTAAAACCAGCAGATAATCCGTTTTCGCCTCGTGAATTATTAATTTTAAAAGAGTACGTTAATGGAGCGAGGTCTTCCAAAGATTTGGCAGAAAGTCAAGGACTTAAAATCAACACTATTAATAGTTATAATAAAAATATTCTTGAAAAAGCAAAACAACTTTTTGGAGAGGATTTACCTTTATATACAGCATTGGATGTGGCTAAATTTATGAGCAAACAAGGTCTTTTAAAATAA
- a CDS encoding FHA domain-containing protein — protein MANTKLNNYSAQNGGTIPIQNSEGGNMKSGGTIIAGHEDDHKSENPEGVNTLVGFLVSYSKTELGEYWVLREGNNFLGKENDCNIKLNEGTVSSKHATLNITRNEDENKFDVVLIDTASANGTFLNGKKILAYNGIIAKNNDKLRIGNYELKLMIVDKYAENLKKSDIFRGIVDYDYSSREFNSDGTKPMNY, from the coding sequence ATGGCAAATACCAAATTGAATAACTATTCCGCTCAAAATGGAGGAACAATTCCCATTCAAAATAGTGAAGGAGGAAATATGAAAAGTGGTGGCACAATTATCGCTGGTCACGAGGATGATCATAAATCGGAAAATCCAGAAGGTGTCAATACATTAGTAGGTTTCCTTGTATCTTACTCTAAGACAGAACTTGGGGAGTACTGGGTACTAAGAGAAGGTAATAACTTTCTTGGAAAAGAAAACGATTGTAACATAAAACTTAACGAAGGTACTGTCTCAAGTAAACATGCTACACTCAATATTACTCGAAATGAGGACGAAAATAAATTTGATGTGGTGCTTATTGACACAGCTTCAGCCAATGGTACATTTTTGAATGGCAAGAAAATATTAGCCTATAATGGTATTATCGCTAAAAATAATGATAAGTTAAGAATAGGCAATTATGAATTGAAGCTTATGATAGTTGATAAATACGCCGAAAATCTAAAGAAGAGCGATATTTTTAGAGGAATTGTTGATTATGATTATTCTTCAAGAGAGTTCAATTCAGACGGGACAAAACCTATGAATTACTAA
- a CDS encoding serine/threonine-protein kinase gives MSYIKLKGDNNTYIFNPKDVNSFLGAGGMGRVFSGKKVNTNNENEEVNVAIKVLFRDLTENVNNVERVKRASEIKIKHDNLIEMLDFVEQDGIYHDVSVFVPGENLSDKIASNKIQNKVFSYDEAKPIINGVLNGLEVLHQNGIIHRDIDPSNIRICSDGSVKLMDYGVVRITGGKTKSLTGVGTLIGKPNYSPPEQIKGENDKIKETTDLYALGITIYEMLTGNPPFEKGNEFDTMQAQVSSPLPKNSILSDAIYDFLDKATAKEPINRFQSVAEFRNALNNPQAIDWWRKKQVQIMGLCGIVVTLGVIGFYLNHNHKITHHQENYQKASDFLEIAHYDSATVYFDKALEYIDADSTKQKSAMLHELVPAMSAFYNAKYKEAFSKLQKASDLGSGDADYYLGELTYNGLGTVKDYNKGWEYTNKAIKKGFKMAYWRIANAYQTGKGVLKDPEKADRYYLEAIEAMKKLAESGDPEALGNLGAMYSSGDGVSKNNKIAFEYYLKSANKEYAFIQSNLAQMYFYGNGTDINFEEAAKWYKKSAEKGHPTAQLALGNMYLEGIGMPQDIIKGLELINSAAKQNYSSALSRLGYLYYMGKYVATDYERSFQYTKKAVDYDNDNITAIENLAFDYKEGTGVEKDYAEAKKYYLKAIKQDSSTAGKNYLRIALLYLKGGYKLKSSESEFIIFCELSEQHGNVDATKLLGIYYNENGVKYYNSSSYIMARDYFEKAIAKGNVQAKNNLRIMNLNER, from the coding sequence ATGTCGTATATCAAACTCAAAGGCGATAATAATACCTATATATTCAACCCCAAAGATGTCAATAGCTTTTTAGGCGCTGGGGGTATGGGACGTGTTTTCAGTGGAAAAAAAGTAAACACGAATAACGAGAATGAAGAGGTAAATGTAGCTATTAAGGTGTTGTTCAGAGACCTTACCGAAAATGTTAATAATGTAGAGAGGGTAAAGCGAGCTTCAGAAATTAAAATAAAACATGATAATTTAATTGAAATGCTTGATTTTGTTGAACAAGACGGCATTTATCACGATGTGAGCGTTTTTGTTCCAGGTGAAAATTTAAGCGATAAAATAGCTTCTAATAAAATCCAAAACAAAGTATTTTCCTACGATGAAGCCAAACCAATTATAAATGGGGTATTGAATGGTTTAGAGGTTTTACATCAAAATGGAATAATCCACCGAGATATTGATCCTTCTAATATTCGTATATGTAGTGATGGTAGTGTAAAACTGATGGATTATGGAGTCGTTAGAATAACAGGGGGAAAAACAAAATCTTTAACAGGAGTAGGTACGTTGATTGGTAAACCGAATTATTCACCTCCCGAACAAATCAAAGGTGAGAATGATAAAATAAAAGAAACTACCGATTTATATGCTTTAGGTATCACTATTTACGAAATGCTTACAGGGAATCCACCCTTTGAAAAGGGAAATGAATTTGATACAATGCAAGCCCAAGTAAGTAGCCCATTACCTAAAAATAGTATTTTGAGTGACGCAATCTATGATTTTTTAGATAAAGCGACTGCAAAAGAACCAATAAATCGTTTCCAAAGTGTAGCAGAGTTTCGTAACGCTTTAAACAATCCCCAAGCAATAGATTGGTGGAGGAAAAAGCAGGTTCAAATTATGGGACTTTGTGGTATTGTTGTAACCTTGGGAGTGATTGGTTTCTATCTAAATCATAATCACAAAATCACTCATCATCAGGAAAACTACCAAAAAGCAAGTGATTTTTTAGAAATTGCCCATTACGATAGTGCAACAGTTTATTTTGATAAAGCTCTCGAATACATTGATGCTGACTCTACTAAACAAAAATCTGCAATGCTACATGAATTAGTTCCTGCTATGTCTGCGTTTTACAATGCAAAATATAAAGAAGCATTCTCAAAACTACAAAAAGCAAGTGATTTAGGCTCTGGGGATGCTGATTACTATTTAGGAGAATTAACGTATAATGGCTTAGGGACTGTAAAAGACTATAACAAAGGCTGGGAATATACCAATAAAGCTATTAAAAAAGGTTTTAAAATGGCGTATTGGAGAATTGCAAATGCCTATCAAACAGGTAAAGGTGTATTAAAGGACCCAGAAAAAGCTGACAGATATTATTTGGAGGCAATTGAAGCCATGAAAAAATTAGCAGAATCAGGAGATCCAGAAGCCTTAGGAAACCTAGGCGCAATGTATTCTAGTGGGGATGGTGTTTCTAAAAATAATAAAATAGCATTTGAGTATTACCTGAAATCCGCGAACAAAGAATATGCCTTCATCCAATCAAATCTAGCACAAATGTATTTTTATGGTAATGGGACAGACATTAATTTTGAAGAAGCTGCAAAATGGTATAAAAAGTCGGCAGAAAAGGGGCATCCAACGGCACAATTAGCATTAGGAAACATGTATTTAGAAGGTATTGGAATGCCCCAAGATATAATCAAAGGGTTAGAATTAATAAACAGTGCCGCCAAACAAAATTATTCTAGTGCTTTATCAAGATTAGGCTATTTATACTACATGGGGAAATATGTGGCCACCGACTATGAACGCTCGTTTCAATATACAAAGAAAGCAGTTGACTATGACAATGATAACATAACAGCCATCGAAAACTTAGCTTTCGATTATAAAGAAGGGACTGGCGTTGAGAAAGATTATGCTGAGGCAAAAAAATACTATTTAAAAGCCATTAAGCAAGATAGTTCTACAGCTGGAAAAAATTACCTTAGAATAGCACTTTTATATCTTAAAGGTGGATATAAATTGAAAAGCAGCGAATCTGAGTTTATAATATTTTGTGAGTTATCCGAACAACATGGGAATGTCGATGCCACTAAACTTTTAGGGATATACTATAACGAAAATGGTGTAAAATACTATAATAGTAGCAGTTACATTATGGCGAGAGATTATTTCGAAAAAGCAATTGCAAAAGGGAATGTCCAAGCAAAGAATAACCTTAGAATTATGAACTTAAACGAACGCTAA
- a CDS encoding serine/threonine-protein kinase, whose protein sequence is MPEIYLKGRNASYNFNPFPPNSPIGQGGMGKVYAGKHSDGTPVAIKVLFAELATESQFVERFVKEALIQTNLNHPNIIKSYDFVVANGKYHIISRLINGSSIEQYLKSNQEIETKIKLFGEVLDALDFLHSQNPKIIHRDIKPANIMVENGKAIVMDLGVAKVTGGKRQTKVGLLMGTPQYSPPEQIRGESHNINPTTDIYATGITFYELLAGHPPFDGTNEYSIMEMQVKNTIPLHRSIPLNIYNVLRKATAKQQNQRYQSALEFKNALLKAIDQEEDWWGKLKSILVKNITQ, encoded by the coding sequence ATGCCTGAAATATATTTAAAAGGCCGAAACGCTTCTTACAATTTCAACCCATTTCCTCCCAATAGTCCTATTGGACAAGGTGGGATGGGTAAGGTTTATGCAGGTAAACATTCAGATGGCACACCCGTAGCTATCAAAGTTCTTTTTGCTGAGTTGGCTACCGAAAGTCAGTTTGTTGAACGATTTGTAAAAGAAGCTCTAATTCAAACAAATCTCAACCATCCTAATATTATTAAAAGTTATGATTTTGTTGTTGCTAATGGTAAATACCACATCATCAGTCGGTTAATTAATGGGAGTTCGATAGAACAATACCTGAAAAGTAATCAAGAAATAGAAACCAAAATTAAACTATTTGGCGAGGTGCTTGATGCACTAGATTTTTTACATTCACAAAATCCTAAAATTATACATCGTGATATAAAACCAGCAAACATCATGGTAGAGAACGGTAAAGCCATCGTAATGGATTTAGGGGTAGCCAAAGTTACAGGAGGCAAGCGTCAAACCAAAGTGGGTCTACTTATGGGTACTCCTCAATACTCTCCTCCAGAACAAATAAGGGGGGAAAGCCACAACATCAATCCTACTACTGATATTTACGCTACGGGTATTACTTTCTACGAGCTTTTGGCGGGTCATCCACCTTTTGACGGAACAAACGAGTATTCGATTATGGAAATGCAGGTAAAGAACACTATTCCTCTACATCGTTCGATACCCCTCAACATATACAATGTTCTTAGAAAAGCAACCGCAAAACAGCAAAACCAACGTTACCAAAGTGCTTTGGAGTTTAAGAATGCCCTATTAAAGGCTATTGATCAAGAAGAAGATTGGTGGGGTAAATTAAAATCTATTTTGGTTAAAAATATTACTCAATGA
- a CDS encoding PP2C family protein-serine/threonine phosphatase, protein MIQNNQFKTVSKSAIGGRRENQDSEGSLMTKLGFLCVVCDGMGGAAGGKTASAMAVNIILQEVANTTILHPGQALLTAINKANHEIFSRGRQQTELRGMGTTVTALILNNDKATIAHAGDSRIYLLRDGEKVFRTNDHSKVFELVKRGILTEEQARLSEESNVIQRALGIAPDIEVEINDNIPFLKNDLFMLCTDGVCGAVSEENLLQMLTKDKDIRALAEKIITQIDTLGNRQGGGHDNLTVSFVQPLVNSKLEVKIDMKTKLIIYALSTVLALFAGLAGYLFFSRNPQTDTSKFETEIATLKTDTTQLRAVLRKFIQELDSLKSKKNNSSHASITSTESISRAGNSLPPSNPTIQKDLPSTDKKKKDVRQTVPNNENADGRDTKLDNNIAPKDSSERQKKKDLSSTQ, encoded by the coding sequence ATGATACAAAATAATCAATTCAAAACGGTTTCTAAATCGGCCATAGGTGGCAGAAGGGAAAACCAAGATAGTGAGGGAAGCCTAATGACAAAATTAGGATTCTTATGTGTCGTATGCGATGGTATGGGAGGAGCAGCAGGAGGAAAAACAGCTTCGGCAATGGCTGTAAATATTATATTACAGGAAGTTGCCAATACCACAATATTACATCCAGGACAAGCTTTGTTGACAGCAATCAACAAAGCTAATCATGAAATATTTAGTCGTGGTCGCCAACAGACCGAACTACGTGGTATGGGAACAACTGTGACCGCACTAATTCTAAATAATGATAAAGCAACTATCGCCCACGCAGGCGATAGTCGTATATATTTATTGCGTGATGGAGAGAAAGTGTTTAGGACAAATGACCACTCGAAAGTATTTGAACTGGTAAAACGAGGAATTTTGACAGAAGAACAAGCGAGGCTATCAGAAGAATCAAATGTAATACAAAGGGCGTTAGGAATAGCTCCTGATATTGAAGTTGAGATAAACGATAATATCCCTTTCTTAAAAAACGACCTATTCATGCTTTGTACGGATGGTGTTTGTGGAGCAGTATCCGAAGAAAACCTCTTACAAATGCTTACAAAAGACAAAGATATTAGAGCCTTAGCAGAAAAAATAATTACACAAATTGATACACTTGGCAATAGACAAGGCGGTGGACATGACAACCTAACTGTTTCTTTTGTTCAACCATTAGTCAACTCAAAATTAGAAGTTAAAATTGATATGAAAACCAAACTTATTATATACGCACTCAGTACAGTCCTCGCCTTGTTTGCAGGTTTAGCAGGTTATCTGTTTTTCTCCAGAAACCCCCAAACAGATACTTCAAAGTTTGAAACTGAGATAGCCACATTAAAAACAGATACAACTCAATTAAGAGCAGTCTTACGAAAATTTATACAAGAACTGGATTCATTGAAATCGAAAAAAAATAACAGCTCTCACGCGTCCATCACATCCACAGAGTCGATTTCTAGGGCAGGGAATTCATTGCCTCCTTCCAATCCCACGATTCAGAAAGATCTTCCTTCTACGGATAAAAAGAAGAAAGATGTTAGACAAACTGTGCCAAATAATGAAAATGCTGACGGTCGAGATACAAAATTAGATAACAATATTGCTCCTAAAGACTCCAGTGAGCGGCAAAAAAAAAAGGATTTGTCTTCTACACAGTAA